Sequence from the Pyramidobacter piscolens W5455 genome:
GGGAAGCTCAACGGGAAATTGCCCGAAAGGACGGCATGAAGTATATCGAGGGCGACATCGTTGAAGCAATGTGCTGCGGTTTCCGTAAAGTCAAGGGAAAGGCTAAGCCTCGATACAAACTTGTCGACGAAGACAGCGCGCAGAACGTCAGCTTTTCTCCGGGGATTCCTCACGCTCGTGAGGGGGAAACTTTTCGGGCTAAAGTGACTGCGTGTGATCTCGAAAAAAAGACTTACACCTTGGAGCTCATCGAAGAACCATAATTTCTTCTATTGGCGCGAAGGAGTTTGATATCCGTATCTCTGCCGATGGACAGCGCGTTTTTTGCCCGCGCTGCAAACATGTTGTTTCCGTCGTAAGAGCGGAGCTCCTTGAGACTCGTTGGCGTTAAAAATATAGGCTCGCCTTGACAGCGAAATGTTATGCGAGAATCGTACGTGGATAGTTGATGAACGCCGTCACGCGTTTGGAAGAAGAAATGGATGACGACAGCTCTAAGTGCAGACGGCCCGTCTTGTAGAAAGAATAGTTGCCCAAATTATGCGGCGGAATATTCAGATAATTTTCAGGACCAGACGACACAGATAACGCACAGTGTCTGTCGATATGAACATCGTGTTTCCGAAGGAAGCCCTCCGATGTGCTTTGCGCAAACAGCGCTGCACTTTTTATATATGTGGTGAATGCTGTTGCTGTCCATGGTGCAGATCTGTGCCCTATCGTACGGCGACCAGGAAATTCCTTGGGAACTGCGTTGAAGAGATAAGTTGAACATGATACACACTGAAGACAAACCTCCGCTCACGCGGAGATGGACCTCATAGATCGTCTTGTTCGTTGTGGTGAGCCTCCAAACCTCCGCTCACGCGGAGATGGACCTCCTCGTAGATCACGACGCCGTTGCTGGTCGTGCAAACCTCCGCTCACGCGGAGATGGACCCGCTTTCCCTGATTGGCGAAGGCGACAGCCCCGCAAACCTCCGCTCACGCGGAGATGGACCCGAAATGGACGCACTGACCGCGGGGCAAGGGGACAAACCTCCGCTCACGCGGAGATGGACCCGCATGATAGTAGCTCGTCATGTCGATGGTGAGCAAACCTCCGCTCACGCGGAGATGGACCCCCTATCAGGCTATGCGGGACGTTCACCGCCTCCAAACCTCCGCTCACGCGGAGATGGACCTGAAGTTTGTGCTGTTGCAGGATGGGAGCAGGGCAAACCTCCGCTCACGCGGAGATGGACCGCCATTCCAGACGCCCCGCTGGCACATCACGTCCAAACCTCCGCTCACGCGGAGATGGACCTACCGCGCTCTTCCTTCGGGGAGGGCGCGTTTTCAAACCTCCGCTCACGCGGAGATGGACCCTCTTACTTCGCGCAGGGCCCCCAGACTCCCAACAAACCTCCGCTCACGCGGAGATGGACCCATGGACATTCTTGGACGAAAAACGGACAAAGCCAAACCTCCGCTCACGCGGAGATGGACCCACGAGTATGAGCGGCTGATCGACCGCCACGAGCAAACCTCCGCTCACGCGGAGATGGACCCTTGGCGGGCCACTCTTCCCGCCCCGCTTCCACCAAACCTCCGCTCACGCGGAGATGGACCCCCCGGACCTCAGATAGACGTGACTCGTATTCGCAAACCTCCGCTCACGCGGAGATGGACCTACTCGATGATGCTGCTCATGCCCAAGAACCACCAAACCTCCGCTCACGCGGAGATGGACCTCCAGTCTGTAAAGCCCAGTGCCGTCAAGGCGACAAACCTCCGCTCACGCGGAGATGGACCCTACCAGACGCTGGCCAGAGCCAAGCAGGCAAGCAAACCTCCGCTCACGCGGAGATGGACCTCCGAAGAACCAGTCTGGATCTCTCGTAGCGAGCAAACCTCCGCACACGCGGAGATGGACCGGGAAGGGCTGACGGGGCATGCCCGCAGCGTTCCAAACCTCCGCACACGCGGAGATGGGCTCCTAAAAGCGACGGCCGCACGTGCGGCCTAACCCTTCGCACATATCCGCCAGTGGTCGTAAGCTATGACTCATCCTTGAACGTTGACGTTGGCAACAGATGCCCCTGGCAACGGAAGTGGATCCGCAACCGGGGGCAATTATCACAAGCTCATTTTTGTGAACTTCTCGCTGATGTCTGACGTTCAGGGCTGAAATAATCAATTCATAACCGTCGATGAAGCAAATTAGATGATAATCTCTGATTCGATGCCGTTATTGTCCTTTGCGATTGCCTGCAGGCTCTTTCCCATGGATCCTTAGGTCTCCGCATTCAACAAGTTTTTTTGATCCATGACCTGATCATGAGCTACATATATTTGTCGAGTTTTTAACTCCCGGTCGAATTGGGGAATTGTTTAGACGTCGTATCTCATAAAATTGACTTCTTTCCAGAGCCTCTGATCGACCGACTCTTTTTGCCGCTTTTTATGTATTCATCGTAAGCATCTTTGACGACGGTAATATCGTATTCCTCGATGCGGTCAAACAGGGCCCTTTTAAAGACTTCTCCGATGAACATCGAATGCAGCTTCACGTAGCTGGCGGCAAGATGTTTTTTTTCATCGGTCAGCCGAATGAAAAAGCCATATCTTTTTCATCTCCTTTTCTACAGTTCGTTGCACTATCAAAAGAGGCTGCGCGTTCAGCATCGCCAAGTTTTTCTTGGATGAGAAGATGGGCCTGAAACGGTAATTGTCTCTTTGTCCTCGACTTATCTTCGACACCACGTGCCGTTACAACGGGGTGCCGCCGGGGTATCCATAACGGCGAGAAACAGCTGGCACTGAAGGGCTGACGGGGGCTTCCTTCATGGCGTTCTTCCACGGAAAACTTATTTGACAGCGTCTTGCCGTAAGTTATAATTTATGTACAAATTGAGTCGTATATGGAGGGCTGTTTTGCGGACGCGCGTTTTTGCGGGGCGCGGATATATTCGAAGGAGGCTGGATAACATGGGGTTGCGCTTTAAAAAGAGCATCAAAATTCTGCCCGGCGTCAGCGTCAACATCAGCAAAACCGGCGTCAGCGCCACGATCGGGCCGAAGGGGAAGAGCATCAACGTCGGCACGAACGGCATCTTCGGAAATCTCGGCCTGGGCAAGGGGCTGTCCTACCGCAAGAAGCTGGGCGACGTGATGCCCAAGAACGCGGGAACCGCCGGTTTCAAGCGGGTTCTCAAGATCGTCATGCTGGTCGTGATCGCGGTCTATCTGATCTGGCAGTATGCGGGGCCGTTCCTCGGCGGATTTTTGGGCGGCGTGAGATGATTTTTTCGGAGAGACGGGTTCCGGTTCGAAAGAGCCGGAACTTTTTTGTCCGGAGCCGCCGGTTGAACTGCAAAAATGTTTGGCGGCGTTTTGATATCTATTCTTAAAAGAATAATATTTATAAGATATTCATTGACAATCGGGTGAGGCGATGATAGTTTAATATTGATTCATGGTCAAAATAAAATCGAAGGAGGCTTTTTTATGAGATACGGCGTTCGCAACGATCTGATGGCGACGGTCCAGGCAGTAAAGAAGGGCGATATCATGTCGCAGATCGAATGCACTCTTGATGCCGCAGGCAAACTCAGCTCCGTGCTGACGACTGATTCCGTGGCCGAGCTGGATCTTAAACCAGGCGACAAAGTGCATCTGTTGATCAAGGCGATCCACGTGATTCCCGCCAAGGATTGATTTCCGTATTCACTGCAACGAGGCGGCCGAGCGAGGGAAGAATTGTTTCTCGGATTACGGGCGTTTGGGGCCGGTCAGGATTATGGAGCCGGCAGGAGCTTTGCGAGGAGACGTTTTCTCCCTGTATAGCGGCGCCGTTTCCATTCCGTAAAACAGGACGAGAATCTTTATTGTTTTCTCAATTGGAGGAGTTCGGTTTGAAGAACTGAACTCCTCATTTTTTACGATTTGGAGGAGGCTGATTTTTTTTCGTGCCTGAAATTCTTGAAATGAGCCGAATTACAAAAACAAACGTTATTTTTTTGTTCTGGTAGGAAATATTTGTTTAAATTATGATTATTGACTTTACAAATCGAAATTTATATTCTATACACTGTCAATAGTCAGTAAAAATATCACTATAACTGCTCATTGAAAAAGTCAATGCAGCCACGTTTCTTCAAGCGACAAACGCTCATCAAGAAAAAATGGTTAAAGTAACGTTGTCAGAGTAAAAGCAACAGGGCAACATTAAGTTTGAAAGAAGGATTTTTTAGTTCTTAGTTCCCCGCTCTTCCCGGAAAACATCGCATAAGAGCGACTGAAGACATGCAAAACCAAGTGTGGAAACCGCTGGAGCCGCCTCTTGAAGCCGTTAAAAGTGCATGATCACGTCAGAAAAAAAGCCTCCGCGTCAGACTTAGTGCAATTGCTGAATCTTTTGGAGTCAATGCAACGATGACTCTCTTTTTACATTGCAGTTACTTTGACGTTTTGCGGAAATTATATACAGAAGGAGCTTCGGAGT
This genomic interval carries:
- a CDS encoding DUF6290 family protein; amino-acid sequence: MRLTDEKKHLAASYVKLHSMFIGEVFKRALFDRIEEYDITVVKDAYDEYIKSGKKSRSIRGSGKKSIL
- a CDS encoding DUF4236 domain-containing protein translates to MGLRFKKSIKILPGVSVNISKTGVSATIGPKGKSINVGTNGIFGNLGLGKGLSYRKKLGDVMPKNAGTAGFKRVLKIVMLVVIAVYLIWQYAGPFLGGFLGGVR
- a CDS encoding TOBE domain-containing protein; translation: MRYGVRNDLMATVQAVKKGDIMSQIECTLDAAGKLSSVLTTDSVAELDLKPGDKVHLLIKAIHVIPAKD